Proteins encoded by one window of Dietzia sp. B32:
- the cbiE gene encoding precorrin-6y C5,15-methyltransferase (decarboxylating) subunit CbiE: MNARVVVVGIGGDGWAGLDEARRRAIMGADVVLGGERHLAMIPGEVTAERVPWPRPLRDGLPELLQRWVGRSIVALASGDPLVAGIGTTLIELLGADAVEVLPAVSSVALARARMRWPAESVAVLRDHRALPRELAPGRRVLVLSADRNTPGEVAATLRGAGYGGSEMTVLADLGSPTEARFSRAARDWAVDHEAPALHVLAVECVADASAHPLGLVPGLPDDAFENDGQLTRRDLRASALSRLAPMAGDLLWDVGAGAGSVGIEWMRAHPSCRAIAVEADPERAARVARNAVRLGVPSLEVVHGRAPQALDGLPRPDAVFIGGGGTAPGLLRQCWDALRPGGRLVAHAVTLETERVVVDARAEFGGELTRIQVEHADSIGRFAGWAPARAVVQWAAVKPFVAAADTSETGESS, translated from the coding sequence ATGAATGCACGGGTGGTGGTCGTCGGCATCGGCGGCGACGGGTGGGCGGGGCTCGACGAGGCCCGCCGTCGCGCCATCATGGGCGCCGATGTGGTGCTCGGCGGCGAGCGTCATCTGGCGATGATTCCGGGCGAGGTGACGGCCGAACGCGTGCCGTGGCCGCGGCCGCTGCGGGACGGGTTGCCGGAGCTGCTCCAGCGGTGGGTCGGGCGGTCGATCGTGGCCCTGGCCTCGGGCGATCCGCTGGTCGCCGGGATCGGCACCACCCTGATCGAGCTGCTCGGCGCGGACGCGGTGGAGGTGCTCCCGGCGGTGTCCTCGGTCGCGCTGGCCCGCGCCAGGATGCGGTGGCCGGCCGAGTCCGTGGCGGTGCTGCGCGACCACCGCGCGCTGCCCCGTGAGCTGGCGCCGGGGCGGCGGGTGCTGGTGCTCTCGGCGGATCGGAACACGCCGGGAGAGGTCGCCGCGACGCTCCGGGGCGCCGGATACGGGGGGAGCGAGATGACCGTGCTCGCCGATCTGGGGAGTCCGACCGAGGCCCGGTTTTCCCGCGCGGCGCGCGACTGGGCTGTCGATCACGAGGCCCCCGCCCTGCACGTCCTGGCGGTTGAGTGCGTGGCCGACGCGTCCGCCCACCCGCTCGGACTGGTGCCGGGCCTGCCCGACGACGCCTTCGAGAACGACGGCCAGCTCACCCGCCGCGACCTGCGGGCTTCCGCCCTGTCGCGGCTCGCACCGATGGCCGGTGATTTGCTGTGGGACGTGGGCGCCGGCGCCGGGTCGGTGGGCATCGAGTGGATGCGCGCCCACCCGTCATGTCGGGCGATCGCGGTGGAGGCCGATCCCGAGCGGGCGGCGCGTGTCGCGCGCAACGCCGTGCGGCTGGGGGTGCCGTCGTTGGAGGTCGTCCACGGACGGGCGCCCCAGGCTCTGGACGGTCTGCCGCGGCCGGACGCGGTGTTCATCGGTGGAGGCGGCACTGCTCCTGGCCTGCTGAGACAGTGCTGGGACGCACTTCGTCCCGGCGGACGGCTGGTCGCGCATGCGGTGACTCTGGAGACCGAGCGCGTGGTGGTCGACGCCCGCGCCGAGTTCGGCGGGGAGCTGACCAGGATCCAGGTCGAGCACGCGGACTCGATCGGCCGGTTCGCCGGCTGGGCCCCCGCCCGTGCGGTGGTGCAGTGGGCGGCCGTGAAGCCATTCGTCGCTGCGGCTGATACTTCGGAAACAGGGGAGAGCTCGTGA
- a CDS encoding helix-turn-helix transcriptional regulator, protein MLTIASRVDVMNRLGRAMADPTRSRILLTLLEQPAYPAELARDLELTRSNVSNHLACLRDCGIVVAVPEGRQTRYEIADPHLARSLSSLVEITLAVNENASCLEPDCSVPGCHATEVQA, encoded by the coding sequence GTGCTGACTATTGCTTCTCGTGTCGATGTGATGAACCGGTTAGGGCGGGCGATGGCCGACCCGACACGGTCCCGAATACTGCTGACCTTGCTGGAGCAGCCGGCCTACCCGGCGGAGCTGGCCCGGGATCTGGAGCTGACACGGTCGAACGTGTCGAACCATCTGGCATGCCTGCGCGACTGCGGGATCGTTGTCGCAGTGCCCGAAGGTCGCCAGACCCGGTATGAGATCGCAGACCCGCACTTGGCCCGGTCGCTATCTTCCTTGGTCGAGATCACCCTCGCGGTCAACGAAAACGCCTCCTGCTTGGAGCCCGACTGCTCAGTGCCGGGTTGTCACGCCACGGAGGTGCAGGCGTGA
- a CDS encoding cobalt-precorrin-4/precorrin-4 C(11)-methyltransferase, whose protein sequence is MTVHFVGAGPGAADLLTLRAAASLREADVCLYAGTYLDDGVLDHCRPEARLVDTQHLDLDGIIGEIVAAHADGLEVVRLCSGDPSLYSALAEQTRRLDSAGVPWDVVPGVPAYAAAAAELGVELTVPEVVQSVVLTRVQARSTAMPSTESLENFAATGATLVLHLAITRIRELAERLVPTHGADCPVAVVANASRSHRVELRGTLADIAAEVEAAGLRQAAVILVGPALVRPGEAESWLYASSPERESKRRG, encoded by the coding sequence GTGACCGTTCACTTCGTAGGAGCCGGCCCCGGCGCCGCTGATCTGCTGACGCTGCGCGCGGCTGCGTCCCTGCGCGAGGCCGACGTCTGCCTGTACGCGGGGACGTACCTCGACGACGGTGTGCTCGACCACTGCCGACCCGAGGCCCGGCTGGTGGACACCCAGCATCTGGACCTCGACGGGATCATCGGCGAGATCGTCGCCGCTCACGCCGATGGGCTCGAGGTGGTTCGGCTGTGTTCGGGTGACCCGTCGCTGTACTCGGCTCTCGCCGAGCAAACTCGCCGGCTCGACTCGGCTGGCGTGCCGTGGGACGTCGTTCCTGGTGTTCCGGCCTATGCGGCGGCCGCCGCCGAGCTGGGGGTGGAGCTCACGGTTCCCGAGGTGGTGCAGTCGGTGGTGCTCACCCGCGTTCAGGCTCGGTCGACGGCGATGCCGTCGACGGAGTCACTGGAGAACTTCGCCGCCACCGGCGCCACGCTGGTGCTGCACCTGGCGATCACCCGGATCCGTGAGCTGGCCGAGCGTCTGGTGCCCACGCACGGTGCCGACTGCCCGGTGGCGGTGGTGGCCAACGCGAGCCGCTCGCACCGCGTGGAGCTGCGCGGCACTCTCGCTGACATCGCGGCAGAGGTGGAGGCGGCTGGCCTGCGCCAGGCAGCGGTGATCCTCGTGGGACCGGCGCTGGTGCGGCCGGGCGAAGCGGAATCGTGGTTGTACGCGTCGAGCCCGGAGCGAGAGTCGAAGCGGCGGGGCTGA
- a CDS encoding heavy metal-responsive transcriptional regulator, with protein MRIGELAVASGTTTKTLRFYEEAGLLPAPERTANGYRDYTPAALARLDFVRRGRTAGLTLAQIREILDIRDAGVAPCQHVHALLEAHLGDLDRQIADLQALRHTVAHLHHSATTSDPTKCDTTTVCRYL; from the coding sequence GTGCGCATCGGTGAGTTGGCCGTGGCCAGCGGCACCACAACCAAGACGCTGCGCTTCTACGAAGAAGCCGGCCTACTACCTGCGCCTGAGCGCACCGCCAACGGATACCGCGACTACACCCCTGCGGCCCTGGCGCGCCTGGACTTCGTTCGCCGCGGCCGCACCGCTGGGCTCACCCTGGCCCAGATTCGCGAGATCCTCGACATCCGCGACGCCGGAGTCGCACCCTGCCAGCACGTGCACGCCCTGCTCGAAGCCCACCTGGGCGACCTGGACCGCCAAATCGCCGACCTGCAAGCACTGCGACACACCGTCGCGCACCTTCACCACAGTGCCACCACCAGCGACCCCACCAAATGCGACACCACGACCGTCTGCCGCTATCTGTGA
- the merA gene encoding mercury(II) reductase: protein MGVDYDVDLAVIGSGGAAMSAAIAASQAGKSVVLVERGVLGGTCVNIGCVPSKTLLAAAGARHAALTNPFKGAPTSAAPVNLGDLVAQKDALIERLRDAKYADVAAAYGFQVRPGQASFLDGDTLAVDGQALRARAYLVATGATPAIPEVVGLDSVDRLTSTTAMQLTELPESLVVIGGGYVGMEQAQLFAHLGTRVSVVGRLAPHAEPELAQRLREVFTDDGITVVEERATTVAREPGPAGEVVVTTDSGEQVRGAQVLVATGRLPRTDGLNLAAAGVDVDERGFVVVDQTQRTSNPRVWAAGDVSGAPQYVYAAAAGGRAAALNALTEDRYPPAARVDYAGFPAVVFTRPQLASAGLTEDEALTRGHACDCRVLDLSDVPRALVQHDTRGAVKLVADAVSGKVLGVHALADGAGEIMLAATYAIKSGMTVDDLADTWAPYLTMSESLRIVAGLFRNQMPTSCCA from the coding sequence ATGGGTGTGGACTACGACGTCGATCTGGCCGTGATCGGCTCAGGAGGCGCGGCGATGTCCGCCGCCATCGCGGCCAGCCAGGCCGGTAAGAGCGTCGTGCTGGTTGAGCGCGGTGTTCTGGGCGGGACGTGCGTGAACATCGGCTGCGTGCCGTCCAAGACGCTCCTGGCGGCCGCCGGGGCCCGGCACGCCGCGCTCACCAATCCCTTCAAAGGTGCCCCAACGTCAGCCGCACCGGTGAACCTCGGCGATCTGGTGGCCCAGAAGGACGCACTCATCGAGCGCCTGCGTGATGCGAAGTACGCCGATGTGGCCGCTGCCTACGGCTTCCAGGTCCGCCCAGGTCAGGCCAGCTTCCTGGACGGGGACACCCTGGCCGTCGACGGCCAGGCGCTGCGGGCCCGGGCCTATCTGGTCGCCACCGGTGCCACCCCCGCCATCCCGGAGGTGGTCGGTCTCGACTCTGTGGACCGGCTGACGTCCACCACCGCGATGCAGCTGACCGAGCTGCCTGAGTCCCTGGTCGTTATCGGTGGCGGGTACGTCGGGATGGAGCAGGCCCAGCTGTTCGCTCACCTCGGCACCCGGGTCTCTGTGGTCGGGCGTCTGGCGCCGCACGCCGAGCCGGAGCTGGCCCAGAGACTTCGGGAAGTCTTCACCGACGACGGCATCACCGTGGTCGAAGAGCGCGCGACCACTGTGGCCCGCGAACCAGGCCCCGCAGGAGAGGTGGTGGTGACCACGGACTCGGGCGAACAGGTGCGCGGCGCGCAGGTCCTGGTGGCCACCGGACGCCTGCCCCGCACCGACGGCCTGAACCTGGCCGCTGCCGGTGTGGACGTGGACGAGCGCGGCTTCGTCGTGGTCGACCAGACCCAGCGCACCTCCAACCCGCGCGTCTGGGCCGCCGGTGACGTCTCGGGGGCTCCCCAGTACGTCTACGCCGCCGCCGCCGGCGGTCGGGCCGCCGCGCTCAACGCCCTGACCGAGGACAGGTACCCGCCGGCAGCTCGGGTCGACTACGCCGGCTTTCCTGCGGTCGTGTTCACCCGGCCCCAGCTGGCCTCGGCGGGGTTGACCGAGGACGAGGCCCTCACCCGAGGGCACGCGTGCGACTGCCGCGTCCTGGACCTGTCCGATGTCCCCCGGGCGCTCGTCCAGCACGACACCCGCGGGGCGGTGAAGCTCGTCGCCGACGCCGTGAGCGGCAAGGTTCTGGGCGTGCACGCTCTGGCGGACGGGGCCGGGGAGATCATGCTGGCGGCCACCTACGCCATCAAAAGCGGCATGACCGTCGACGATCTGGCCGACACCTGGGCGCCGTACCTGACCATGAGCGAAAGCCTGCGCATCGTGGCCGGCCTCTTCCGAAACCAGATGCCGACGTCATGCTGCGCCTGA